A stretch of Clostridium sp. BJN0001 DNA encodes these proteins:
- a CDS encoding M15 family metallopeptidase gives MRYLRRKKRKRKFFKCLLFLIMIFLGFDYVYNTELNQVLDKDNVIKGIMIVNKEHPIKEDYTPDDLTYVTVRDSTSTDEEKEVSKKIVKPLKRLFDAADKDGIKLYVISAYRSYKSQKNLYDYYEKKMGKDYVRRYVSKPGQSEHQTGLCLDVANSARNFNNSKEAAWISKNSYKYGFILRYPKDKIEVTGYNYESWHIRYVGEDAAKKMHDNNLCLEEYLK, from the coding sequence ATGAGATATTTAAGAAGAAAGAAAAGAAAAAGAAAGTTTTTTAAGTGTTTATTATTTTTAATTATGATATTTTTAGGATTCGATTATGTATATAATACTGAATTAAATCAAGTTTTAGATAAAGATAATGTTATAAAAGGAATTATGATTGTAAATAAAGAGCATCCTATAAAAGAAGATTATACTCCAGATGATCTTACATATGTTACAGTAAGAGACTCTACAAGTACAGATGAAGAAAAAGAAGTATCAAAGAAAATAGTAAAACCTTTAAAGAGATTATTTGATGCAGCAGACAAAGATGGAATAAAGCTATATGTTATTTCAGCATATAGATCATATAAAAGTCAGAAAAATTTATACGATTATTATGAAAAAAAGATGGGAAAAGACTATGTTCGAAGATATGTTTCAAAGCCGGGACAGAGTGAACATCAGACAGGACTTTGTCTTGATGTAGCAAACAGCGCTAGAAATTTTAATAATAGTAAGGAAGCAGCTTGGATTTCTAAAAATTCTTATAAATATGGCTTTATTCTTCGCTATCCAAAGGATAAAATAGAAGTAACAGGTTATAATTATGAATCATGGCATATAAGATACGTTGGAGAAGATGCTGCAAAAAAAATGCATGATAATAATTTATGCCTCGAAGAATATTTAAAATAA
- a CDS encoding response regulator transcription factor — MKANIAVVDDEKDIRNLISINLKNEGYTVFEAENGYKILEILEKAKIDLIILDIMMPKMDGMQACEKIREKSNVPILMLSAKSENMDKIEGLLKGADDYMVKPFDSLELAVKIKVMLRRAYIFNNSEKDENVINFGCINIDKSRYIVKVNGKEVKLTSKEFDILYLLSKNRGMIFSSEEIFEKVWKEKYFQANNTVMVHVCRLRDKLNKFSKGEDIIHTIWGVGYKIEK; from the coding sequence ATGAAAGCAAACATAGCTGTTGTAGATGATGAAAAAGATATACGAAATCTTATTTCTATTAATTTAAAAAATGAAGGATATACTGTTTTTGAAGCTGAAAATGGGTATAAAATTCTTGAAATTCTTGAGAAGGCAAAAATTGATCTTATAATTTTAGACATAATGATGCCTAAAATGGATGGAATGCAAGCGTGCGAAAAAATAAGAGAAAAATCAAACGTTCCTATTCTTATGCTAAGTGCTAAATCTGAAAATATGGACAAGATTGAAGGTCTTCTTAAAGGTGCTGATGATTATATGGTCAAGCCTTTTGATTCTTTAGAATTAGCAGTAAAAATAAAAGTTATGCTAAGGCGTGCATATATTTTTAACAATTCTGAAAAAGATGAAAATGTAATAAATTTTGGATGCATAAATATAGATAAATCTAGATATATTGTAAAAGTAAATGGGAAAGAAGTTAAACTTACGTCAAAAGAGTTTGATATACTCTATCTTTTATCTAAAAATAGAGGAATGATATTTTCGTCTGAAGAGATTTTTGAAAAGGTATGGAAAGAAAAATATTTTCAGGCGAATAATACTGTTATGGTTCATGTGTGCAGGCTTCGTGATAAACTTAATAAGTTTTCTAAAGGAGAGGATATTATTCATACTATATGGGGAGTAGGGTATAAAATTGAAAAATAG